Proteins encoded in a region of the Triplophysa rosa linkage group LG6, Trosa_1v2, whole genome shotgun sequence genome:
- the ndufa10 gene encoding NADH dehydrogenase [ubiquinone] 1 alpha subcomplex subunit 10, mitochondrial has product MALRLFRLVVPSGAAALKAGSPVPTAQIHTSAVSNLRYGWWAYALGERTTSRFKENSKIIAVDGNLASGKGALAQKLADKLGMLYMPEPDTHYVDKMSKEKVPLDKAFNGNCTLEKFYLEPKASDGNSYRLQCWMYLMRLLQYSDAIEHLLSTGQGVVLERSPFSDMVFMEAMFKEGFIRKQCVEHYNEVKSISLCEFLPPHLVIYVDSPAEEVQKNLKATGKSYLQNVPLSYLKSIETTYKKTFLPKIREEAEVLAYDTTQAQDIERIAEDIDYLKFEKGPWLEQDDVTFHYMRMLVEDKQRVANMTCILRYLPEITIGAHEFDATYFAYKSLPGKKYAEGYNEDVGDKSIWLK; this is encoded by the exons ATGGCGTTGCGATTATTTCGGCTAGTTGTGCCCAGCGGTGCAGCAGCTTTGAAAGCAGGATCGCCTGTGCCGACG GCTCAAATTCACACATCTGCTGTAAGTAACCTGCGATATGGATGGTGGGCCTATGCTTTGGGTGAGAGGACAACATCCCGCTTCAAAGAAAACAGCAAGATCATTGCTGTTGATGGCAACTTGGCATCAGGCAAAGGAGCACTTGCACAAAAGTTGGCTGATAAACTAG GGATGCTGTACATGCCAGAGCCAGACACGCACTATGTGGACAAAATGTCAAAGGAGAAAGTTCCTCTGGATAAAGCCTTTAATGGAAACTGCACTCTGGAGAAGTTCTACTTGGAGCCCAAAGCTAGTGATGGAAACTCTTATCGTCTACAGTGTTGGATGTACCTTATGAGACTTCTGCAGTACTCTGATGCTATTGAACACCTGCTGTCTACAG gacaGGGTGTTGTCCTGGAACGATCTCCATTCAGTGATATGGTATTTATGGAGGCCATGTTCAAAGAAGGCTTCATTCGCAAGCAGT GTGTGGAGCACTATAATGAGGTTAAAAGTATTAGTCTCTGTGAGTTTCTGCCCCCTCATCTGGTCATCTATGTGGACTCCCCTGCTGAAGAGGTTCAGAAGAATCTCAAGGCAACAGGAAAG TCGTACCTCCAGAATGTTCCTTTAAGCTACCTGAAGAGCATTGAGACAACATACAAAAAGACCTTTCTTCCAAAAATCAG GGAAGAGGCAGAGGTTCTCGCTTATGACACAACTCAAGCCCAGGACATTGAAAGG ATTGCAGAGGATATTGACTATCTCAAGTTTGAGAAGGGCCCATGGCTGGAGCAGGATGATGTCACATTTCACTATATGCGAATGCT GGTGGAAGACAAGCAAAGGGTGGCCAACATGACTTGTATCCTTAGATATCTCCCAGAAATCACGATCGGTGCTCATGAGTTTGATGCTACCTACTTCGCTTACAAATCG CTCCCAGGAAAGAAATACGCTGAAGGTTATAATGAAGACGTCGGGGACAAAAGCATCTGGCTCAAGTGA